The Mucilaginibacter terrae region GATCCTGTTGGCTCCAGTAATCAAGAAACTCAAATAACTCTGCCTTGCTCATGTTTTGATGCTTTATTCGTTCTTGCCTTTTAAAAGGTCGTTTTTCTCTTTTTCCGCCTGAAGCAAGCGTTCAAGCAACACTACTTTCTCGTTATATAATTCAACGATCTTATCGATTGGATTAAATGTACAATGATAATTACCAAACGCACCATGATTTACACTGCTATCATTAAATGTGTTAAAATAATTCACAACGGCTTCATCACTGAAATTCTTAATGGCTTCGGAGGTTACGCCTAAATACTTCGCAATCTTCTCTAATACTTCATCCTCAAGCTTTTCGCTTTTCTCAATGTTAGAGATCGTTTGCTGACTAACTCCAAGCTCCATTGCAAGAGCTTCTTGTTTAATTCCTTTGATCTCCCGTATTCTCGCAATCTTACGTCCGATATGTAATGTCTCTGCCATGTTCCAAAGGTATAGTTTGTAAGTAAATGTACAAAACAAGCATCACATTGTAAACCACAAACAGTTCTAGTTCGGTACAATTCCGTTCGGCTTTTCCTTTGAGAAAAAAGGAGGCGAGCATGAAACACGACGAACATCTAACCTGGCATTACTATCCGCTGCACCTGACCAGGAAAGAGATCATGGACCCAATGCTGGTCATAGCCGAGTTCTTCGG contains the following coding sequences:
- a CDS encoding helix-turn-helix domain-containing protein; amino-acid sequence: MAETLHIGRKIARIREIKGIKQEALAMELGVSQQTISNIEKSEKLEDEVLEKIAKYLGVTSEAIKNFSDEAVVNYFNTFNDSSVNHGAFGNYHCTFNPIDKIVELYNEKVVLLERLLQAEKEKNDLLKGKNE